AACGAGCGATCCCACGGGCGTACAGGTGACGTTTTTGGACCAGACCGGTGCCAAATCCGTCAAGGCGGTGATCGCATTCACCGTCCCCGTCAGCCGGATCATCCCGAACATCATCACCAAGATGAATTTGCCGGCCACGAGCCCCGACGGCCAGCCCATGAGCTACGCGCTCGACCACAAGGAAGGGGGCCGGCGGCTGCTGGAGAACTGGACGCTCGTCGACGCCGGCATCCGCGA
The DNA window shown above is from Paludisphaera mucosa and carries:
- a CDS encoding EsaB/YukD family protein, which gives rise to MSYGGTSDPTGVQVTFLDQTGAKSVKAVIAFTVPVSRIIPNIITKMNLPATSPDGQPMSYALDHKEGGRRLLENWTLVDAGIRDGDHLIVYPEVVAG